In Planctomycetia bacterium, a single window of DNA contains:
- a CDS encoding transposase, with amino-acid sequence LVERWKVEYNTIRPHSSLGYRPPAPEAVQAWSFRYAALRAKTKLDS; translated from the coding sequence GCTCGTCGAGCGTTGGAAGGTTGAATACAACACGATCCGTCCGCATAGCTCGTTGGGCTATCGACCCCCGGCTCCCGAGGCCGTTCAAGCTTGGTCTTTTCGCTACGCTGCGCTCCGCGCAAAGACCAAGCTTGATTCTTGA